The following coding sequences lie in one Nonomuraea muscovyensis genomic window:
- a CDS encoding acyl-CoA carboxylase epsilon subunit, with translation MSGHLRIVRGDATSEEIAALVAVLAARRTAPEAPAAPPARTWRNPARQMRKPLSPGKSAWRTSALP, from the coding sequence ATGAGTGGACATCTGCGCATCGTTCGCGGCGACGCGACTTCCGAGGAGATCGCCGCACTGGTGGCGGTGCTCGCCGCGCGGCGCACCGCCCCGGAGGCGCCCGCCGCGCCCCCGGCGCGAACGTGGCGAAACCCCGCCCGGCAGATGCGTAAGCCCCTCTCCCCGGGGAAGTCGGCTTGGCGGACGAGCGCCCTCCCCTAG
- a CDS encoding NYN domain-containing protein codes for MGIPDLMPHPVAAKYAVLVDVGYLYAAAGEVLLGAKERKEYRVAADELIQSLQKHATERISGELLRIYWYDAARDRVPTVDQRVIAQLPWVKVRLGNLNARGQQKGVDAQIRSDLEALARHHAVTDTILLAGDEDMVPAVEAAQAYGVRIHLWGVEPPYGTNQAERLVWESDTVEVISADFLRPFFSRAPQPVTVPPPAAAPSPAQVFAGRAPTKPHVKPGQVAKLGPSRPRVEDVGEHVAQKWILTRGRDNIRDLLPGPILPTVIDTELLIEAEKELGHSLRPFPEARVWLRDGFWARVYREFDLGVGVSSK; via the coding sequence ATGGGCATCCCTGACCTCATGCCGCATCCTGTGGCAGCGAAGTACGCCGTCCTCGTGGATGTCGGTTATCTGTATGCCGCCGCAGGCGAAGTCCTGCTGGGGGCCAAGGAACGCAAGGAATACCGGGTGGCCGCCGATGAGCTGATCCAGAGCCTGCAGAAACATGCCACAGAACGCATTTCCGGCGAACTCCTGCGGATCTATTGGTATGACGCCGCCCGTGACCGCGTGCCCACCGTCGACCAGCGCGTGATCGCCCAGCTCCCCTGGGTCAAGGTACGGCTTGGCAACCTCAACGCACGCGGCCAGCAGAAAGGCGTGGACGCGCAGATCAGGAGCGACCTGGAGGCGTTGGCCAGGCACCACGCTGTGACCGACACGATCCTGCTGGCGGGCGATGAGGACATGGTGCCCGCGGTGGAGGCCGCCCAGGCGTACGGGGTGCGCATCCACCTGTGGGGCGTCGAGCCGCCGTACGGCACCAACCAGGCCGAACGGCTCGTGTGGGAGTCCGACACCGTCGAAGTGATCTCCGCTGATTTCCTGAGGCCCTTTTTCAGTCGTGCTCCGCAGCCCGTCACGGTGCCGCCGCCCGCCGCCGCGCCGTCGCCCGCCCAGGTGTTCGCCGGGCGCGCGCCCACGAAGCCGCACGTCAAGCCGGGCCAGGTGGCCAAGCTGGGGCCGAGCCGCCCCCGCGTGGAGGACGTCGGCGAGCACGTGGCGCAGAAGTGGATACTCACCCGCGGCCGCGACAACATCCGCGACCTGCTGCCGGGGCCGATCCTGCCGACCGTCATCGACACCGAGCTGCTGATCGAGGCCGAGAAGGAGCTGGGACACTCGCTGCGACCGTTCCCGGAGGCTCGCGTGTGGCTGCGCGACGGCTTCTGGGCGCGGGTCTACCGGGAGTTCGACCTGGGGGTCGGGGTCTCCTCGAAGTGA
- a CDS encoding PH domain-containing protein, with protein sequence MTIPDHHLTEGERRVRSFHPHWRTLAGPFAALVLIAAASGAGLWLVPGTWEYAGYARIAICAVALGLLTVWSFVPYLQWKNTGYVLTTHRFTISTGVLNKSTDEIPMAKLNTVSSDQTLLERLLGCGTLTVESAGERGQLVLRDIPKIQEVRGDLFRLLEDASDDEQDADPASR encoded by the coding sequence ATGACCATCCCGGACCATCACCTCACGGAGGGTGAGCGGCGCGTCAGGTCCTTCCATCCCCACTGGCGGACACTGGCCGGGCCCTTCGCCGCGCTCGTGCTCATCGCCGCGGCCTCGGGCGCCGGGCTCTGGCTCGTGCCGGGCACCTGGGAGTACGCCGGCTATGCCAGGATCGCCATCTGCGCCGTCGCGCTGGGTCTGCTCACCGTCTGGTCGTTCGTCCCCTACCTGCAATGGAAGAACACCGGCTACGTGCTCACCACCCACCGGTTCACCATCAGCACCGGCGTGCTCAACAAGTCGACCGACGAGATCCCGATGGCCAAGCTCAACACGGTGAGCTCCGACCAGACGCTTCTCGAGCGGCTGCTCGGGTGCGGCACGCTCACCGTGGAGTCGGCAGGGGAGCGGGGACAGCTCGTGCTCCGCGACATCCCGAAGATCCAGGAGGTCCGGGGCGATCTGTTCCGGCTGCTGGAGGACGCCTCCGACGACGAGCAGGACGCCGACCCGGCGAGCCGCTGA
- a CDS encoding ABC transporter ATP-binding protein, whose protein sequence is MTDAVRTHGLFKRFGPQVAVAGVELVVPAGSFAGLVGPNGAGKTTTLSMITGLLRPDGGRAEVDGLDVWRDQVRVKARVGVLPEGLRLFERLSGRELLLYSGRLRGIARDDVERRADELLSVMDLAGAADKLVIDYSTGMRKKIGLAAALLHNPSVLFLDEPFEGVDPVSASTLTEVLRRFTASGSTVIFSSHVMDLVERLCDWVSVMSGGHIVAQGPLAEVRGGRSLNEAFLTLVGGPRDTGEAGLTWLGAHPAGPEGPR, encoded by the coding sequence ATGACGGACGCGGTTCGCACACACGGGCTCTTCAAGCGTTTCGGGCCGCAGGTCGCCGTCGCCGGCGTCGAGCTGGTCGTCCCGGCGGGCAGCTTCGCGGGCCTGGTCGGCCCCAACGGCGCCGGCAAGACCACCACGCTCAGCATGATCACCGGGCTGCTGCGGCCCGACGGCGGCCGGGCCGAGGTCGACGGGCTCGACGTCTGGCGCGACCAGGTGCGGGTCAAGGCCCGTGTCGGGGTGCTGCCCGAAGGGCTGCGGCTGTTCGAACGGCTGTCCGGCCGCGAGCTGCTGCTCTACAGCGGCCGGTTAAGGGGCATCGCCAGGGACGACGTCGAGCGGCGCGCCGACGAGCTGCTGAGCGTCATGGACCTGGCCGGCGCCGCCGACAAGCTCGTGATCGACTACTCGACCGGCATGCGCAAGAAGATCGGCCTGGCCGCGGCGCTGCTGCACAACCCGTCGGTGCTCTTCCTCGACGAGCCGTTCGAGGGCGTCGACCCGGTCAGCGCCAGCACGCTCACCGAGGTGCTGCGGCGCTTCACCGCCTCGGGCTCGACCGTCATCTTCTCCAGCCACGTCATGGACCTCGTCGAGCGGTTGTGCGACTGGGTGTCGGTCATGAGCGGCGGGCACATCGTGGCGCAGGGCCCGCTCGCGGAGGTGCGCGGCGGACGCAGCCTCAACGAGGCTTTCCTCACCCTGGTCGGCGGACCGCGCGACACCGGCGAGGCCGGACTCACCTGGCTCGGCGCCCACCCCGCCGGTCCGGAGGGGCCGCGATGA
- a CDS encoding ArsR/SmtB family transcription factor — MPLELSFTAQDLANIRFAVSPLGEVIASVRVVKNPAAHPALRPWAQQVRRRLADVDWRLLSDLVPVPTISIAGFTCTPPSTSMPDLELELATMRAAAGRVRTDLDSVGGPRTKRVMALYEDPERGLDRLAGEVGAYWEAAMAPYWPRIRSLLEGEILRRARLLAEGGAGRMLADLDESVTWRDGRLRLEHRYVSGTRSLRGLGLLLVPCVFAWPRVFSVTTPPYQPTVRYPPRGVATLWERRAVDAPEALAAVLGRTRARLLAELDQPASTRDLAQRAGLSEPGVNRHLTALRAAGLCTSHRTGRWVLYARTAVAEAMLRGGHFEETPTPRSNSR; from the coding sequence ATGCCTCTGGAGCTGTCGTTCACGGCCCAGGACCTGGCCAACATCCGCTTCGCCGTCTCACCTCTCGGCGAGGTCATCGCCAGTGTCCGCGTCGTCAAGAACCCCGCTGCCCATCCCGCCCTGCGCCCTTGGGCCCAGCAGGTGCGGCGCCGCCTGGCGGACGTCGACTGGCGGCTGCTGTCCGACCTCGTGCCCGTGCCGACCATCTCGATCGCCGGGTTCACCTGCACGCCGCCGTCCACCTCCATGCCCGACCTGGAGCTGGAGCTCGCCACGATGCGCGCCGCCGCCGGCCGTGTCCGCACCGACCTGGACAGCGTGGGAGGTCCCCGGACGAAACGGGTCATGGCCCTGTACGAGGACCCGGAGAGGGGGCTGGACCGCCTGGCGGGGGAGGTCGGCGCCTACTGGGAGGCCGCCATGGCCCCGTACTGGCCGCGGATCAGGTCGCTGCTCGAAGGCGAGATCCTGCGCCGGGCCAGGTTGCTGGCGGAGGGCGGCGCCGGACGCATGCTGGCCGATCTCGACGAGTCCGTCACCTGGCGGGACGGCCGCCTGCGCCTGGAACACCGGTACGTGTCCGGGACGCGCTCGCTGCGCGGGCTGGGACTGCTGCTGGTGCCGTGCGTGTTCGCCTGGCCCCGGGTCTTCTCCGTCACGACGCCGCCGTACCAGCCGACGGTCCGCTACCCGCCGCGCGGTGTCGCCACGCTGTGGGAACGGCGCGCGGTGGACGCGCCGGAGGCGCTGGCGGCGGTGCTCGGCCGCACGCGGGCGCGGCTGCTGGCCGAGCTGGACCAGCCCGCCTCGACCCGCGACCTGGCCCAGCGCGCCGGGCTGTCGGAGCCGGGCGTCAACCGGCACCTCACCGCGCTGCGCGCCGCCGGGCTGTGCACCTCACACCGCACCGGCCGGTGGGTCCTGTACGCGCGCACCGCGGTGGCCGAGGCGATGCTGCGGGGAGGTCACTTCGAGGAGACCCCGACCCCCAGGTCGAACTCCCGGTAG
- a CDS encoding phosphoenolpyruvate carboxylase codes for MIDQGIERRSAAVTEMPEELRHDVRLLGKLLGQVIAEQGGEDLLADVERLRKAVIAARRGEVSADEVTAMVAEWEVDRAVQIARAFTCYFHLANLAEEHYRIRTLRERDTEGGVQRESLAHAVHELGAERVAELVERLELHPVLTAHPTEARRRAVVTAIQRISGQLTEYNAPGRGASERAESRRRLLEEIDLLWRTAHLRPSKLDPLDEVRTAMAAFDETLFRVVPQVYRSLDVALAEGSGTRPPLARPFIRYGSWIGGDRDGNPNVTAKVTREAVQIQAEHVLSALETATTRIGRTLTATAQFAPASPELKAAIAATEDAHPELVSELATRSPREPHRQWLLFVAARIAATRRRDLDLAYLSPDDLLADLRLAQNSLAGSAGRQAYGELQHLVWQVETFGFHLAELEVRQHSQVHAAALEEVRAGGELSERTEEVLATIRVIGWIQERFGVRACSRYVVSFTRDSSDVAAVYELARHALGTRAPVLDVVPLFESGQDLANSPRVLSGMLEIPQVQERLATTGRRMEIMLGYSDSAKELGPAAATLRLYEAQEQLTAWAAEHDVRLRMFHGRGGALGRGGGPANRAVLAQAPGSVAGSFKVTEQGEVIFARYGHTAIARRHMEQVANAVLLASSPTVGARTAAAADRFRALAEQVATASEQAYRSLTEAAGFPEWFALVSPLEELGSLRLGSRPARRGLGAPRSLDDLRAIPWVFAWAQTRVNLPGWYGLGTGLASVASLDELRAAYREWPLFNALLDNAEMSLAKTDRSIAEHYLELGGRADFTEQVLAEYDRTRSLVLQVTGHTRLLENRKVLSRAVQLRDPYVDALSHLQLRALRALRTGTFTDHERDRLSTLLLLSVNGVAAGLQNTG; via the coding sequence ATGATTGACCAGGGGATCGAGCGTCGTAGCGCCGCCGTCACCGAGATGCCCGAGGAGCTCCGCCACGATGTGCGGCTGCTGGGCAAACTGCTCGGGCAGGTGATCGCCGAACAGGGCGGTGAGGACCTGCTGGCCGATGTCGAACGGCTGCGCAAGGCCGTCATCGCCGCCCGCCGGGGCGAGGTCTCGGCCGACGAGGTCACCGCCATGGTCGCCGAGTGGGAGGTCGACCGGGCGGTGCAGATCGCGCGTGCCTTCACCTGCTACTTCCACCTGGCCAACCTGGCCGAGGAGCACTACCGCATCCGCACGCTGCGCGAGCGCGACACCGAGGGCGGTGTGCAGCGCGAGTCGCTGGCGCACGCCGTGCACGAGCTGGGCGCCGAGCGCGTCGCCGAGCTGGTCGAGCGCCTGGAGCTGCACCCGGTGCTCACCGCGCACCCGACGGAGGCGCGCAGGCGCGCGGTCGTCACCGCGATCCAGCGGATCAGCGGACAGCTCACCGAGTACAACGCGCCGGGCCGCGGCGCCTCCGAGCGGGCCGAGAGCAGACGGCGGCTGCTGGAGGAGATCGACCTGCTGTGGCGCACCGCCCACCTGCGCCCGAGCAAGCTCGACCCGCTCGACGAGGTGCGCACGGCCATGGCCGCCTTCGACGAGACCCTCTTCAGGGTCGTGCCCCAGGTCTACCGGTCGCTGGACGTGGCCCTGGCCGAGGGCAGCGGCACCCGCCCGCCGCTGGCCAGGCCGTTCATCCGCTACGGAAGCTGGATCGGCGGCGACCGCGACGGCAACCCCAACGTCACCGCCAAGGTCACCCGCGAGGCCGTCCAGATCCAGGCCGAGCACGTGCTGAGCGCGCTGGAGACCGCAACCACGCGCATCGGGCGCACGCTCACCGCCACCGCGCAGTTCGCGCCGGCCTCGCCCGAGCTGAAGGCCGCGATCGCCGCCACCGAGGACGCCCACCCGGAGCTGGTCTCCGAGCTGGCCACCCGCTCGCCGCGCGAGCCGCACCGGCAGTGGCTGCTGTTCGTGGCCGCCCGCATCGCGGCCACCCGCCGCCGCGACCTCGACCTCGCCTACCTCTCGCCCGACGACCTGCTCGCCGACCTGCGCCTGGCCCAGAACTCCCTGGCCGGCAGCGCCGGTCGGCAGGCGTACGGGGAGTTGCAGCACCTCGTCTGGCAGGTCGAGACGTTCGGATTCCACCTGGCCGAGCTGGAGGTGCGCCAGCACTCCCAGGTGCACGCGGCGGCGCTGGAGGAGGTGCGGGCCGGCGGCGAGCTGTCGGAGCGCACCGAGGAGGTGCTGGCCACGATCAGGGTGATCGGCTGGATCCAGGAGAGGTTCGGGGTGCGGGCCTGCTCCCGCTACGTCGTCTCCTTCACCCGTGACTCCTCCGACGTGGCCGCCGTCTACGAGCTGGCCCGGCACGCGCTGGGCACGCGGGCGCCGGTGCTCGACGTGGTGCCGCTGTTCGAGTCGGGCCAGGACCTCGCCAACTCGCCGCGGGTGCTGTCGGGCATGCTGGAGATCCCGCAGGTCCAGGAGCGGCTCGCCACCACCGGCCGGCGCATGGAGATCATGCTCGGCTACTCCGACTCGGCCAAGGAGCTCGGCCCGGCCGCCGCCACGCTGCGCCTGTACGAGGCGCAGGAGCAGCTCACGGCCTGGGCCGCCGAGCACGACGTGCGGCTGCGCATGTTCCACGGCCGCGGCGGCGCGCTCGGCCGCGGCGGCGGCCCGGCCAACCGGGCCGTGCTCGCGCAGGCGCCCGGCTCGGTCGCGGGCAGCTTCAAGGTCACCGAACAGGGCGAGGTCATCTTCGCCCGCTACGGGCACACGGCGATCGCCCGGCGGCACATGGAGCAGGTGGCCAACGCCGTCCTGCTCGCCTCCTCGCCGACGGTCGGGGCGCGCACGGCCGCCGCCGCGGACCGGTTCCGCGCTCTCGCCGAGCAGGTGGCGACCGCGTCGGAGCAGGCCTACCGGTCGCTGACCGAGGCCGCCGGCTTCCCCGAGTGGTTCGCCCTGGTCAGCCCGCTGGAGGAGCTGGGCTCGCTGCGCCTGGGCTCCCGTCCGGCGCGGCGCGGGCTCGGCGCGCCCCGCTCGCTCGACGACCTGCGGGCCATCCCGTGGGTGTTCGCCTGGGCACAGACCCGGGTCAACCTGCCCGGCTGGTACGGCCTGGGCACCGGCCTGGCGTCGGTCGCCTCGCTGGACGAGCTGCGTGCGGCCTACCGGGAATGGCCGCTGTTCAACGCCCTGCTCGACAACGCCGAGATGTCACTGGCCAAGACCGACAGGTCCATCGCCGAGCACTATCTGGAGCTGGGCGGCCGGGCCGACTTCACCGAGCAGGTGCTGGCGGAGTACGACCGCACCCGCTCCCTGGTGCTCCAGGTGACCGGCCACACCCGGCTGCTGGAGAACCGCAAGGTCCTCTCGCGGGCCGTGCAGCTCCGCGACCCGTACGTGGACGCCCTGTCGCACCTGCAGTTGCGCGCCCTGCGCGCGTTGCGCACGGGCACCTTCACCGACCACGAACGCGACCGCCTGTCCACGCTGCTCCTGCTGTCGGTGAACGGCGTGGCGGCGGGCCTGCAGAACACGGGCTGA
- a CDS encoding biotin--[acetyl-CoA-carboxylase] ligase yields MPDSRYSDLERPPLSEAALNRALVRPGSVWTGVTVVERTGSTNADLAALARQGTPQGAVLVAEEQLAGRGRLGRVWTAPPRSGLTVSVLLRPRPPVETQGWLPLLFGVAAASAVRRLAEVDVRLKWPNDLLVGERKLAGVLAERVEDAVVIGMGLNVSLRPDELPVETATSLAIQQGACLDRDPLLRAVLREVESHYRDWSEAAGDADRSGLRAAYQASSATIGREVRVELPGGRFLAGRASGIDHGGHLQVVAEGHRYTLSAGDVVHVRPGG; encoded by the coding sequence GTGCCCGACTCGCGCTACTCCGACCTGGAGCGCCCGCCTCTCTCCGAGGCGGCGCTGAACCGAGCCCTGGTGCGACCGGGCAGCGTCTGGACGGGCGTCACCGTCGTCGAACGCACCGGCTCGACCAACGCCGACCTCGCCGCGCTGGCCCGCCAGGGGACCCCGCAGGGGGCGGTGCTGGTGGCCGAGGAGCAGCTCGCCGGCCGGGGCCGGCTGGGCCGCGTCTGGACCGCCCCGCCGCGCTCCGGGCTCACGGTCTCCGTCCTGCTGCGGCCCCGGCCGCCGGTGGAGACGCAGGGCTGGCTGCCGCTGCTGTTCGGCGTCGCGGCCGCCTCGGCCGTCCGGCGGCTGGCGGAGGTGGACGTGCGCCTCAAGTGGCCGAACGACCTGCTCGTCGGCGAGCGCAAGCTGGCCGGTGTGCTGGCCGAGCGGGTCGAGGACGCCGTCGTCATCGGCATGGGCCTGAACGTGTCGCTCCGGCCCGACGAACTGCCGGTGGAGACCGCGACGTCGCTGGCCATCCAGCAGGGCGCCTGCCTCGACCGCGACCCGCTGCTGCGCGCCGTGCTGCGCGAGGTCGAGTCGCACTACCGCGACTGGAGCGAGGCCGCCGGCGACGCCGACAGGTCGGGGCTGCGGGCCGCCTACCAGGCCTCCAGCGCCACCATCGGCCGCGAGGTGCGGGTCGAGCTGCCCGGCGGCCGGTTCCTGGCCGGCCGGGCGAGCGGGATCGACCACGGGGGCCACCTCCAGGTGGTGGCCGAGGGCCACCGCTACACCCTGAGCGCCGGCGACGTCGTCCACGTCCGGCCGGGCGGGTAG
- a CDS encoding acyl-CoA carboxylase subunit beta has translation MTAAEHTPVEPDIHTTAGKIADLERRLDEAVHAGSAAAVDKQHAKGKMTARERILALLDEGSFVEFDELARHRSTMFGLDRKRPYGDGVVTGHGTVDGRQVCVFSQDVTVFGGSLGEVYGEKIVKVLDMALKTGCPIIGINEGGGARIQEGVVALGLYAEIFKRNVHASGVVPQISLIMGAAAGGHVYSPALTDFIVMVDQTSQMFITGPDVIRTVTGEEVTFEELGGAHTHNTKSGVAHYQAADESDALEYVKALLSYLPSNNLDEAPVFEATAGLEPDPDLDLMIPDSANQPYDMHLVIEHVLDDGEFLEVQALFAPNIVVGYGRLDGQPVGVVANQPMHFAGCLDIDASEKAARFIRTCDAFNIPILTFVDVPGFLPGTDQEWNGIIRRGAKLLYAYAEATVPLITVITRKAYGGAYDVMGSKHLGADVNLAWPTAQIAVMGAQGAVNILYRRELAAAEQPDAERARLVTEYEDTLANPYIAAERGYVDAVIKPSETRPQVVRALRALRNKRASLPPKKHGNIPL, from the coding sequence ATGACAGCTGCCGAGCACACGCCCGTCGAGCCTGACATCCACACGACCGCCGGGAAGATCGCCGACCTGGAGCGCCGGTTGGACGAGGCCGTGCACGCCGGATCGGCGGCGGCGGTCGACAAGCAGCACGCCAAGGGCAAGATGACGGCCCGGGAGCGGATCCTGGCACTGCTGGACGAGGGCTCGTTCGTGGAGTTCGACGAGCTGGCCAGGCACCGCTCGACGATGTTCGGGCTCGACAGGAAGCGCCCCTACGGCGACGGGGTGGTCACCGGCCACGGCACCGTGGACGGTCGCCAGGTGTGCGTGTTCTCCCAGGACGTGACGGTGTTCGGCGGCTCGCTCGGCGAGGTGTACGGCGAGAAGATCGTCAAGGTGCTGGACATGGCGCTGAAGACGGGCTGCCCGATCATCGGCATCAACGAGGGCGGCGGCGCGCGCATCCAGGAGGGCGTGGTCGCGCTCGGGCTGTACGCGGAGATCTTCAAGCGCAACGTGCACGCCTCGGGCGTGGTCCCGCAGATCTCGCTCATCATGGGCGCGGCGGCCGGCGGGCACGTCTATTCTCCGGCGCTGACCGATTTCATCGTCATGGTGGACCAGACCTCGCAGATGTTCATCACCGGTCCCGACGTGATCAGGACGGTGACGGGTGAGGAGGTCACCTTCGAGGAGCTCGGCGGCGCGCACACGCACAACACCAAGTCGGGCGTGGCCCATTACCAGGCCGCCGACGAGAGCGACGCGCTGGAATACGTCAAGGCGCTGCTGTCCTATCTGCCCTCCAACAACCTGGACGAGGCGCCGGTCTTCGAGGCCACCGCCGGCCTGGAGCCCGACCCCGACCTCGACCTGATGATCCCCGACTCGGCCAACCAGCCCTACGACATGCACCTGGTCATCGAGCACGTGCTGGACGACGGGGAGTTCCTGGAGGTGCAGGCGCTGTTCGCGCCGAACATCGTGGTCGGGTACGGCCGGCTGGACGGGCAGCCGGTGGGCGTGGTGGCCAACCAGCCCATGCATTTCGCCGGATGCCTGGATATCGACGCATCCGAGAAGGCCGCGCGATTCATTCGCACCTGCGACGCATTCAATATCCCGATTCTGACATTTGTTGATGTGCCGGGATTCCTGCCCGGAACGGACCAGGAATGGAACGGAATCATCCGGCGCGGCGCCAAGCTGCTCTACGCCTACGCCGAGGCGACCGTCCCGCTGATCACGGTCATCACCCGCAAGGCGTACGGCGGGGCGTACGACGTCATGGGCTCCAAGCACCTCGGCGCCGACGTCAACCTGGCCTGGCCGACCGCGCAGATCGCGGTGATGGGCGCCCAGGGCGCCGTCAACATCCTCTACCGGCGCGAGCTGGCCGCGGCCGAGCAGCCCGATGCCGAGCGGGCCAGGCTCGTCACCGAGTACGAGGACACACTGGCCAACCCGTACATCGCCGCCGAGCGCGGCTACGTGGACGCGGTCATCAAGCCGTCGGAGACCCGGCCTCAGGTCGTCAGGGCGCTGCGCGCGCTGCGGAACAAGCGAGCCTCCCTGCCGCCGAAGAAGCATGGGAACATCCCGCTATGA
- the fdhD gene encoding formate dehydrogenase accessory sulfurtransferase FdhD, translated as MTGRPGPTTRVRVRRLVGPIGDDRRDDLATEEPLEIRLTSLDGTRRTVAITMRTPGHDFELAAGFLHGEGLVAPDGIAAIGYCTDEDVPPEARYNTVTVRLRGPVPDLPALDRHFVTSSACGVCGSAGLDALHDRCRPLPRGSVTLTPEILYGLPDRLREAQGVFGKTGGLHAAGLFTAEGEPVAVREDVGRHNAVDKLIGWSALTGRLPLDRHVLMVSGRTSYEIMQKALAAGIPVVCAVSAPSSLAVDLAREFGMTLVGFLRGERCNVYSGHERIREGVE; from the coding sequence ATGACCGGCCGCCCCGGACCCACCACCCGCGTCCGCGTCCGCCGGCTCGTCGGCCCCATCGGCGATGACCGCCGCGACGACCTGGCCACCGAGGAGCCGCTGGAGATCCGGCTCACCTCGCTCGACGGCACGCGCAGGACCGTCGCGATCACCATGCGGACCCCCGGCCACGACTTCGAGCTGGCCGCCGGGTTCCTGCACGGTGAGGGTCTGGTCGCGCCGGACGGCATCGCGGCGATCGGCTACTGCACCGACGAGGACGTCCCGCCCGAGGCCCGCTACAACACGGTCACCGTGCGGCTGCGCGGGCCCGTCCCCGACCTGCCCGCGCTGGACCGGCACTTCGTGACCTCCAGCGCCTGCGGCGTGTGCGGGTCGGCCGGGCTGGACGCGCTGCACGACCGCTGCCGGCCCCTCCCGCGGGGCTCGGTCACGCTCACTCCGGAGATCCTGTACGGCCTGCCGGACCGGCTGCGCGAGGCGCAGGGCGTGTTCGGCAAGACGGGCGGGCTGCACGCGGCGGGCCTGTTCACCGCCGAGGGCGAGCCGGTCGCGGTGCGGGAGGACGTGGGCCGGCACAACGCGGTGGACAAGCTGATCGGCTGGTCGGCGCTGACCGGGCGGTTGCCGCTGGACCGGCACGTGCTCATGGTCAGCGGCCGGACGAGCTACGAGATCATGCAGAAGGCGCTGGCGGCCGGCATCCCGGTGGTGTGCGCGGTGTCGGCGCCGTCGTCGCTGGCGGTGGACCTGGCCAGGGAGTTCGGGATGACGCTGGTGGGTTTCCTGCGCGGCGAGCGCTGCAACGTCTACTCCGGACACGAGCGGATACGCGAAGGAGTGGAATAA
- a CDS encoding epoxide hydrolase family protein, which translates to MSAEIRPFRIEIPQADLDDLRDRLRRTRWTGEVAGQGWSRGVPVDYLRELAAYWADGYDWRAAEARLNAFPQYLTEVDGQTIHFAHVPSANPDATPLLLLHDWPASFTVFAEVIEELSRDFHVVAADMPGFGFSGPLAGPGWNLGRIAGALTEVMARLGYDRFGVQGQGGGAWAAIEIGRQAADRVVGIHVNGLVTFPSEDPADFAGLTEAEQERLARLQNFRDDMMGFNVIQSTRPQTLAYGLHDSPVGQLAWIVEKFKEWTDAERELPEDAVDRDLLLTNVSLYWFTGTAGSSANLYYEMAHDSSAWAPKERGTVPTGVAVALSTDVAIRRFAERDSDVVHWSELERGGNFLPAEQPAAFVADVRKFFATL; encoded by the coding sequence ATGAGCGCCGAGATCCGCCCGTTCCGCATCGAGATCCCCCAGGCCGACCTCGACGACCTGCGCGACCGGCTGCGCCGCACCCGCTGGACCGGCGAGGTCGCCGGCCAGGGGTGGAGCCGGGGCGTCCCGGTCGACTACCTGCGCGAGCTGGCCGCCTACTGGGCCGACGGCTACGACTGGCGGGCCGCCGAGGCGAGGCTCAACGCGTTCCCGCAGTACCTGACCGAGGTCGACGGCCAGACGATCCACTTCGCGCACGTCCCCTCCGCCAATCCCGACGCCACCCCGCTGCTGCTCCTGCACGACTGGCCCGCCTCGTTCACGGTGTTCGCCGAGGTGATCGAGGAGCTGTCGCGCGACTTCCACGTGGTGGCCGCCGACATGCCCGGCTTCGGCTTCTCCGGCCCGCTGGCCGGCCCCGGCTGGAACCTCGGCCGGATCGCCGGCGCGCTCACCGAGGTGATGGCCAGGCTCGGCTACGACCGCTTCGGCGTGCAGGGCCAGGGCGGCGGCGCCTGGGCCGCCATCGAGATCGGCCGGCAGGCCGCGGACCGGGTCGTCGGCATCCACGTCAACGGCCTGGTCACCTTCCCCTCCGAGGACCCGGCCGACTTCGCCGGGCTGACCGAGGCCGAGCAGGAGCGGCTGGCCCGGCTGCAGAACTTCCGCGACGACATGATGGGCTTCAACGTCATCCAGTCCACCCGCCCGCAGACCCTCGCGTACGGGCTGCACGACTCGCCCGTCGGCCAGCTCGCCTGGATCGTGGAGAAGTTCAAGGAGTGGACCGACGCCGAGCGCGAGCTGCCCGAGGACGCGGTGGACCGCGACCTGCTGCTGACCAACGTCAGCCTCTACTGGTTCACCGGCACCGCCGGGTCGTCGGCCAACCTCTACTACGAGATGGCGCACGACAGCTCCGCCTGGGCGCCCAAGGAACGCGGCACCGTCCCCACCGGCGTCGCCGTCGCGCTGAGCACGGACGTGGCCATCCGCCGCTTCGCCGAGCGCGACAGCGATGTCGTGCACTGGTCGGAGCTGGAGCGCGGCGGCAACTTCCTGCCGGCCGAGCAGCCCGCGGCCTTCGTCGCGGACGTGCGGAAGTTCTTCGCCACGCTCTGA